In the genome of Nitrospira japonica, one region contains:
- a CDS encoding alginate O-acetyltransferase AlgX-related protein, with protein MPKKQVFPLLTIGCAVGLLWSYGLFVSILDETIVGVSVGLRDVVVIAAVGVCLILALGQWTLKSQVLSSREAYAIGGGAIAILGAMLALDTAYSGYLSSQQPLRWDREISRVSDRNSWVGELYPDLFYPDHENYRLHKPSRVVEGFHFGDMYTPSMLKSKTLMESVLSRKYVKIAINEDGFRGGKAFDNARNARIVALGDSFTFGWGVNEEATWVGHLERSLGETIYNLGIHDSSPRQEYLLLEHLLDQGKLRLDHGLLLWLIFEGNDLEDSYDTVRPTSESTMTQVLDNTLLSGLWKIPRVIKHQSVVDIFRSGRATFLMSGAGRSGGAYWVDGIQLATPLYRSPRFGYKLFSPLQIERAKSTREYVASHPNRSALHRTIQDMAALSKKHGFEVVMLLAPSDARLYGSYFDDFPQASDRAHFLEAVSEEAGAVSFRVVNLSEALRSYAENELLYFRDDDHWNERGHEVVAEIVGKRLNVQRQSASRSNTVVQSLWKQRPT; from the coding sequence GTGCCCAAGAAGCAAGTGTTTCCGCTCTTGACCATCGGATGCGCAGTCGGACTCCTTTGGTCTTATGGGCTTTTCGTCAGTATCCTAGACGAAACGATCGTTGGCGTATCCGTTGGACTCCGCGACGTCGTAGTGATAGCAGCTGTGGGGGTATGTTTAATTTTGGCGCTTGGTCAATGGACGTTGAAGTCTCAGGTTCTTTCCTCTCGTGAGGCCTATGCGATTGGTGGTGGAGCGATCGCGATTCTCGGAGCAATGCTTGCCCTCGATACGGCCTACAGCGGCTACCTTAGTTCTCAACAACCATTAAGATGGGACCGAGAAATCTCGCGGGTATCCGATCGTAACTCCTGGGTTGGCGAATTGTATCCTGATTTATTTTATCCAGATCATGAGAACTATCGGCTTCATAAGCCCAGTCGCGTTGTAGAAGGGTTCCACTTCGGTGATATGTACACACCGAGCATGCTTAAGTCTAAGACGCTGATGGAATCGGTGCTTTCCAGAAAATACGTCAAAATTGCGATCAATGAGGATGGGTTTCGAGGAGGAAAGGCGTTTGATAATGCGAGAAATGCGAGAATTGTAGCCTTGGGTGATTCATTTACGTTCGGGTGGGGAGTCAATGAGGAAGCAACATGGGTGGGACATCTTGAACGATCATTAGGAGAAACTATTTACAATCTTGGCATTCATGATTCCTCACCAAGGCAGGAGTACTTATTGTTGGAGCATTTACTGGACCAGGGAAAGCTCCGTCTGGATCATGGCCTCCTGTTATGGCTAATTTTCGAAGGGAACGACTTGGAGGACTCGTACGATACCGTTCGTCCGACTTCTGAGTCCACCATGACTCAAGTCTTGGATAACACGCTTCTCTCTGGACTCTGGAAGATTCCACGTGTGATCAAGCATCAATCAGTCGTCGATATTTTTCGGTCCGGGCGCGCAACGTTTTTGATGTCGGGTGCTGGTCGAAGCGGAGGAGCGTATTGGGTCGACGGGATACAATTGGCCACACCCCTCTACCGTTCTCCCCGATTCGGATACAAGCTGTTTTCGCCGCTTCAGATTGAACGTGCGAAGTCGACTCGAGAATATGTGGCTAGCCATCCGAACCGGTCAGCACTACATCGGACGATTCAAGACATGGCTGCCTTATCTAAGAAACATGGATTTGAGGTCGTCATGTTACTAGCACCGAGTGATGCAAGACTCTACGGAAGTTACTTCGATGATTTCCCGCAAGCCTCTGATCGAGCTCATTTTTTGGAGGCCGTGTCGGAAGAGGCGGGAGCGGTCTCTTTTCGGGTGGTGAATTTGTCGGAAGCACTACGTTCTTATGCGGAAAATGAGCTATTGTATTTTCGAGATGATGATCATTGGAATGAGCGAGGCCATGAGGTGGTCGCGGAAATTGTCGGCAAGCGGTTGAATGTTCAACGACAGTCTGCAAGTCGTTCAAACACGGTTGTGCAATCCCTATGGAAACAACGCCCAACATAA
- a CDS encoding glycosyltransferase family 2 protein, producing MEPLVSVIVSAYNLGWCIQDTIRAVLAQTYRNIEIIVVDDASTDDTSDRVKPFLDQITYIRHETNQGLANNAEGGPARNTGIRIARGEYLAFLDGDDLWEPEKIAVQVETARRFPHAGLIAVDGVSFNHENGRILGTSLFHDQGDSLCGAMEEGEALEADIYRRTLRGCMIDTPSQVMIPASAISVVGPFSLCRSDDYDFYVRLTEKFKAVLVKKPLVRYRCHTSSISGPLQMQFFRFVQSGLAARKRHLLVCSEEVKPFLKQQIRNKLRIASERTREEGDRGQKIWASRFLWGLVTNNPTSPGVEYVWLSLARLWCPESVATIVRPLTTRILRHLR from the coding sequence ATGGAACCGTTGGTCAGTGTTATTGTCTCCGCCTACAATCTGGGATGGTGTATCCAGGATACGATTCGCGCTGTCTTGGCACAAACCTATCGAAATATCGAGATCATCGTAGTAGACGACGCATCGACGGATGACACATCGGATCGCGTCAAGCCCTTTCTAGACCAAATCACCTATATCCGACATGAGACCAACCAAGGGTTGGCGAATAACGCCGAGGGAGGTCCAGCAAGGAATACGGGGATTCGCATCGCTAGGGGGGAGTACCTGGCATTCTTGGATGGTGACGATCTGTGGGAGCCCGAGAAGATTGCCGTGCAAGTCGAGACCGCACGGCGCTTTCCTCATGCGGGGCTTATCGCGGTCGACGGGGTTTCATTTAATCATGAGAATGGGAGAATTCTCGGCACGTCGCTGTTTCACGACCAAGGTGATTCCCTATGCGGAGCCATGGAAGAGGGGGAGGCTCTAGAAGCCGATATCTATCGCCGAACATTGCGGGGTTGTATGATTGATACTCCTTCGCAAGTCATGATTCCAGCGAGTGCGATAAGCGTAGTTGGTCCGTTTTCGCTGTGTCGCTCCGATGACTATGACTTCTATGTTCGACTCACTGAAAAATTCAAAGCGGTGCTTGTCAAGAAGCCGCTAGTACGTTATCGGTGTCACACCTCCAGTATCTCCGGCCCGTTGCAAATGCAATTCTTTCGATTTGTGCAATCCGGCCTTGCGGCGCGCAAGCGGCACCTCTTGGTTTGTTCGGAAGAGGTGAAGCCGTTTCTGAAACAGCAGATTAGAAATAAACTGCGAATAGCTTCTGAGCGTACTCGAGAAGAGGGAGATCGAGGACAAAAGATATGGGCGTCACGCTTCTTGTGGGGGCTGGTGACCAATAATCCCACCTCTCCGGGCGTAGAGTATGTTTGGTTGTCACTTGCCCGACTCTGGTGTCCGGAGTCAGTGGCGACAATTGTGCGTCCCCTGACAACGAGAATATTGCGGCATCTTCGCTGA
- a CDS encoding glycosyltransferase family 2 protein codes for MKLSVIIPCYNAASTIGDLLKALAGETWAEPWEVIVVDNRSDDKSVEVVEQYLGKVPGLRVVKAYERRGKSYARNTGVAAAKGDAIAFCDADDMVGAGWLKAIGTALESMDCVACRVDFTKLNEPSLATQHAYHEQHHGLQKAWYPPYLQHAGGGTLGIKRAIHNQIGGFDEAFPALQDTDYCFRVQLAGYQLFWVSEAVIHVRCRPGSTARFHQIREWALYNVLLSKRHSVDTRKGVVAWKEYVKNWIRLLELLPKVRTKLAWNRWMWYFGWQVGVFHGSLKFHTSPLPLPFRPGV; via the coding sequence ATGAAACTGAGCGTCATCATTCCCTGTTACAACGCGGCATCGACCATCGGCGATTTGCTCAAGGCCTTGGCTGGAGAGACTTGGGCAGAGCCATGGGAGGTCATCGTCGTTGACAATCGCTCGGATGACAAGTCGGTTGAAGTTGTCGAACAATACCTGGGAAAAGTGCCGGGTCTTCGAGTCGTCAAAGCCTATGAACGACGAGGTAAATCCTACGCTCGCAATACCGGCGTCGCCGCCGCAAAAGGCGATGCCATAGCCTTTTGTGATGCTGATGATATGGTGGGAGCGGGATGGTTGAAGGCAATAGGAACTGCCCTAGAGAGCATGGATTGTGTCGCATGTCGTGTGGATTTCACCAAGTTGAATGAACCGTCGCTGGCCACGCAGCATGCCTATCACGAGCAACACCATGGGCTTCAGAAAGCTTGGTATCCGCCTTATCTTCAGCATGCCGGGGGTGGGACCTTGGGTATCAAACGTGCGATTCATAATCAAATCGGTGGATTTGACGAGGCTTTTCCGGCTCTACAAGATACTGACTATTGCTTTAGAGTGCAGTTGGCGGGTTATCAGTTATTCTGGGTATCGGAAGCGGTTATTCACGTCCGATGTCGACCTGGTTCAACAGCCAGATTTCACCAGATACGCGAATGGGCTCTCTATAATGTCTTGCTCTCGAAACGCCACAGTGTGGATACAAGAAAGGGCGTGGTTGCCTGGAAAGAATATGTGAAGAACTGGATCCGGTTACTTGAGTTGCTTCCGAAAGTCCGTACCAAGCTGGCTTGGAATAGATGGATGTGGTACTTCGGTTGGCAGGTTGGAGTGTTCCACGGAAGCCTCAAGTTTCACACTTCACCGCTTCCGCTTCCTTTTCGCCCCGGCGTATGA
- a CDS encoding DUF6298 domain-containing protein: MKITSRLIPSVLCAAVSWVGAAGCTSVPADHGNPTIMGPLRLLKSNPRYFIDPAGHPVYLTGSHHWFSFQDGGKSDPPPLFDYSEYLSFMERHNHNFIRLWVKEQARWFPSADLHSDYYLSPMPYNRIGPGMARDGKPKFDLDQFNPAYFDRLRDRVVAAGARGIYVSIMLFNGWGVMPFEDLGLPGNPWLGHPFHRDNNVNGVDGDINGNDQGDEVHTLGSDPRQVTRLKRQEAYVSKVIDTVNDLDNVLYEVGNEIVEASTEWQYHIVRYVKAYEAVKPKQHPVGMTFQGMQGGAAPHNYSLWDSPADWISPGTREAPGDPLTMSYREDPPVASHAKVIITDTDHLWGVGGDRVWVWKSFMRGLNPIYMDPYGRQDQPKADESARRAMGDTLIFAGQINLALMEPRPEVSSTTYCLAQQNREYLIYVPPPSEASSTTQSSRTITVDLPAREFHMNWFNPETGERMSGNLVARVGGNLFTVPYPGDAVLHLVSIEDRAGNK, encoded by the coding sequence ATGAAGATAACCTCTCGTCTAATCCCCTCTGTGTTGTGCGCGGCTGTGTCTTGGGTTGGGGCGGCGGGGTGCACGTCTGTCCCCGCTGATCACGGCAACCCCACAATAATGGGTCCTCTTCGCCTGCTGAAGTCCAACCCACGCTATTTCATTGATCCAGCAGGGCATCCGGTTTATTTGACCGGATCTCATCATTGGTTCAGTTTTCAGGATGGCGGAAAATCAGATCCTCCCCCTCTCTTCGACTACTCCGAGTATCTGAGTTTCATGGAGCGACATAATCATAACTTCATACGACTTTGGGTCAAAGAACAGGCACGGTGGTTTCCTTCTGCTGACCTTCACAGCGACTACTATCTTTCTCCAATGCCTTACAACAGGATTGGACCAGGGATGGCTCGAGACGGGAAACCGAAATTCGATTTGGATCAGTTCAACCCAGCATATTTCGACCGTCTCCGCGATCGTGTCGTCGCGGCAGGGGCGCGAGGGATCTACGTGTCAATCATGTTATTCAATGGATGGGGAGTCATGCCGTTTGAGGATTTGGGACTTCCAGGAAATCCTTGGCTCGGTCATCCATTTCATCGCGACAACAATGTGAACGGTGTGGATGGCGACATCAACGGCAATGATCAGGGGGACGAAGTACACACGCTCGGATCGGATCCACGCCAAGTGACTCGCTTAAAGAGGCAAGAGGCTTATGTCAGCAAAGTCATTGATACGGTCAATGATCTGGATAATGTGCTCTACGAAGTTGGAAACGAAATAGTCGAAGCCTCTACAGAATGGCAGTATCACATTGTCCGATATGTGAAGGCCTATGAAGCCGTGAAACCAAAGCAGCACCCCGTTGGCATGACTTTTCAGGGGATGCAGGGCGGCGCTGCGCCACACAATTACTCATTATGGGACAGTCCTGCGGACTGGATATCACCGGGAACCAGAGAGGCGCCAGGCGATCCACTGACGATGTCCTATCGTGAAGATCCTCCTGTCGCCAGTCATGCGAAAGTGATTATTACTGATACCGATCATCTATGGGGAGTTGGGGGAGATCGGGTATGGGTATGGAAGAGTTTCATGCGCGGCCTCAATCCCATCTATATGGATCCCTATGGAAGGCAGGACCAGCCAAAAGCCGACGAGTCCGCTCGACGAGCCATGGGAGATACGTTGATATTCGCAGGCCAGATCAACCTTGCTCTGATGGAACCCAGACCGGAAGTTTCCTCGACGACCTACTGTTTAGCGCAGCAAAATCGCGAATACCTCATCTACGTGCCACCTCCGTCCGAAGCGTCGTCAACCACTCAATCGAGCCGGACCATTACCGTGGACCTTCCTGCGAGAGAATTCCACATGAACTGGTTTAATCCCGAAACAGGTGAGAGAATGAGCGGGAATCTTGTAGCCAGGGTGGGCGGCAATCTATTTACTGTTCCTTATCCGGGGGATGCAGTTCTGCATCTGGTTTCTATCGAAGATCGAGCAGGGAATAAGTAG
- a CDS encoding polysaccharide deacetylase family protein: MITQVKAEIKKILGSLTSVVTKDRVAALTFDDGPHPEFTPQVLDVLDRHRAQATFFMVGQAAKQYPDLVRRVGEAGHAIGGHSWDHSSFRRLTGSERRRQMLACQEALAPYGSPLVRPPYGEQSLAARLDAFRLGYEVVGWSFDVGDWYELDASLMANRLVEWLQPGSVVLLHDALFDQSKPASERKHERQSHADRKFMLKALDEALKRLSGRYHFVTVPELLRRGSPYRTFWFKKFVY, from the coding sequence GTGATCACGCAAGTAAAAGCTGAAATAAAAAAAATACTCGGTAGCCTCACTAGTGTTGTTACGAAGGATCGAGTAGCCGCACTGACCTTCGATGACGGACCACATCCTGAATTTACGCCCCAAGTCTTGGATGTTCTGGATCGTCATCGGGCGCAGGCTACTTTTTTCATGGTCGGACAGGCCGCCAAGCAATATCCTGACTTGGTAAGAAGAGTGGGGGAGGCCGGCCATGCCATTGGCGGCCATTCCTGGGATCACTCTTCATTTCGTCGTCTTACTGGCTCTGAGCGTCGTCGCCAAATGCTTGCGTGTCAGGAGGCCCTAGCGCCCTATGGATCACCACTAGTCAGACCGCCTTACGGGGAGCAGAGTTTGGCCGCGCGTCTTGATGCGTTTAGGCTGGGATATGAGGTGGTCGGTTGGAGCTTTGATGTCGGAGATTGGTATGAACTAGACGCGTCTTTAATGGCTAATCGTTTAGTTGAATGGCTTCAGCCAGGAAGCGTCGTATTGTTACACGATGCACTGTTCGATCAATCTAAGCCGGCTAGTGAACGAAAACACGAACGACAATCCCATGCCGATCGTAAGTTTATGCTGAAAGCCTTGGATGAGGCGCTCAAGCGGCTCAGTGGTAGGTATCACTTTGTCACCGTGCCAGAACTGCTACGTCGTGGGAGCCCATACCGGACATTTTGGTTCAAGAAGTTCGTCTACTGA
- a CDS encoding DUF5672 family protein, which translates to MHFGQPFGDQEKRKVAVVIPLSNRSTFTVDEEISYKQLVHFLGKYDRYFVTPKSLDIDFPESRIRRFDDRYFGSIVAHTKLMLSAMFYDSFSDYEYILIHHLDALVFSDQLLKWCEEGFDYIGPPWIKCDATPWVEVSRVGNGGLSLRKIKSFLRVFDSDRHWVDPDEYWEGFCRAHPLPTQLLNLPRKFLKRLVYFNNVKHELAQWPFRTDGKGNEDYFWADEATRYYPPFNVAPFKVGLRFAFEVAPRLCYQMNNYQLPFGCHAWPRYDRAFWEPYLLK; encoded by the coding sequence ATGCATTTCGGCCAGCCTTTTGGAGATCAAGAGAAGAGGAAAGTAGCTGTGGTCATTCCTCTGTCGAATCGATCGACATTCACGGTAGACGAAGAAATTTCTTACAAGCAACTTGTGCACTTCCTCGGAAAGTATGATCGATATTTTGTGACTCCTAAGAGCCTGGACATCGACTTTCCTGAGTCACGCATCCGACGGTTTGACGATCGGTATTTCGGAAGCATCGTTGCGCATACGAAATTGATGCTCTCCGCAATGTTCTACGACTCGTTTTCGGACTATGAATACATCCTCATCCATCATCTTGACGCGCTTGTGTTTTCCGATCAGTTGCTAAAGTGGTGTGAAGAGGGATTTGACTATATCGGTCCCCCATGGATCAAGTGTGATGCGACCCCTTGGGTGGAAGTGTCGCGAGTCGGAAACGGAGGATTATCGTTGCGGAAGATCAAGAGTTTTTTGAGAGTATTTGACTCGGATCGGCACTGGGTGGATCCGGATGAATACTGGGAGGGGTTTTGTCGGGCTCATCCACTTCCTACTCAATTGTTAAATCTTCCCCGTAAGTTTCTCAAACGTCTCGTGTATTTTAACAATGTAAAGCACGAGCTTGCGCAGTGGCCATTTCGGACGGATGGAAAAGGTAATGAGGACTATTTCTGGGCCGATGAAGCGACTCGATACTATCCGCCGTTTAACGTCGCTCCCTTCAAGGTAGGTCTTCGGTTTGCATTCGAAGTAGCGCCCAGACTCTGTTATCAAATGAACAACTACCAACTTCCCTTCGGATGCCATGCTTGGCCGCGATATGACCGGGCGTTTTGGGAGCCTTATCTTTTGAAATAA
- a CDS encoding SGNH/GDSL hydrolase family protein, which translates to MMLPILSVVFVLAAAEVVFRLYQRWDYGIPIRASLEQEDWNPAWSLVLDDTLGWRARAGYYDEVTETTSHGKRYPVTRSQHDYGFRMFGDLRSGKPTILVIGDSFTQASQVSDGDTYFAIIKRELNAEIFAYGAGGFGTLQEYMILDRYVDMIHPSLILWQFCLNDFINNDPALEMASSMNNNGWRRPYWVDGRIEYLLPKTWTGSLRMWAQRYSRFFHWTFSRWDRLLAMHPGKTVEDDIAKEGLSHKGFQHAMRVTGELVRKTRLRVGDVPIVAFSCWKAEPYDTAFKMISDQSDIVFFPDIAGEVRAAYERGEDVFHIDMGHWSVEGHRLAGLLISDHLRTLFPKLFQRPPASSAPSTSH; encoded by the coding sequence GTGATGCTGCCCATTCTCTCTGTCGTGTTTGTCCTGGCTGCGGCGGAAGTGGTCTTTCGGCTGTATCAGCGGTGGGACTATGGAATTCCGATTCGAGCATCCTTGGAACAAGAGGATTGGAATCCTGCCTGGTCGCTTGTTTTGGACGATACGCTCGGTTGGCGTGCAAGGGCGGGGTACTATGACGAAGTTACAGAGACTACGTCGCATGGAAAGCGATATCCCGTCACGCGTTCACAGCATGATTATGGATTTAGGATGTTTGGTGATCTCCGATCGGGCAAGCCCACCATTTTGGTCATCGGTGATTCATTTACTCAAGCGAGCCAAGTGTCCGATGGCGATACGTATTTTGCGATTATCAAGCGCGAACTTAACGCTGAGATTTTTGCTTATGGTGCCGGCGGGTTTGGGACGCTTCAGGAATATATGATTCTTGATCGCTATGTGGACATGATCCATCCCTCACTGATCTTGTGGCAATTCTGTCTCAATGACTTCATCAACAATGACCCGGCGTTGGAAATGGCCAGTTCAATGAACAACAACGGATGGAGAAGGCCTTATTGGGTCGACGGGCGCATCGAATATCTGCTCCCCAAAACGTGGACTGGGTCCTTGCGCATGTGGGCGCAGCGATATTCGCGGTTCTTTCACTGGACTTTCTCCCGCTGGGATAGATTGTTGGCTATGCATCCCGGAAAGACCGTAGAGGATGATATTGCCAAGGAGGGGCTTTCCCACAAAGGATTTCAACATGCCATGCGCGTAACTGGAGAGCTGGTGCGTAAGACGAGATTGCGCGTCGGCGATGTTCCAATCGTGGCGTTCTCTTGCTGGAAAGCCGAACCATATGACACTGCGTTCAAAATGATTTCCGATCAATCGGACATTGTATTTTTCCCAGACATTGCCGGAGAAGTCCGCGCAGCATATGAGCGCGGAGAAGATGTGTTTCACATAGATATGGGCCATTGGAGTGTCGAGGGACACCGGTTGGCTGGTTTATTGATCAGCGATCATTTACGTACCCTCTTTCCAAAACTGTTCCAGCGGCCCCCAGCATCGTCGGCGCCGAGCACGAGTCATTGA